Proteins co-encoded in one Theileria equi strain WA chromosome 3, complete sequence genomic window:
- a CDS encoding hypothetical protein (encoded by transcript BEWA_001770A), which produces MTNSVTIDFDGYPKSPAIDIIIGNTYYYTDDLTNEQVEITLTVNPPNLSGYEKLEHKPKDPKVKIKGIQYSTIPQNGFPPDLSRYESVTVYCWGGDSNYKPIVVRLGSGDDYYKGAVAEDSWNPAGIKSSGLLNLLENESCRCHSAHILDISKKGNESYDCSACKQQNAITLHSETVKDYKRVAHTPGGFVGRLKNGQDSINSIPITRDISDVYVYWYPKDGGKSGPLLIYFSLDSAWIKRVSKASNEWTPTVEDELDNDDSSKILKLLKKIKGNSEGPSAGDIAGYVAEGLTSGGVGTEAYNFFFNPNRSATRQIIRLLTMLI; this is translated from the coding sequence ATGACTAATAGTGTCACTATTGATTTTGATGGTTACCCTAAATCTCCCGCCATTGATATTATCATTGGAAACACTTACTATTATACGGATGATCTAACTAATGAACAGGTAGAGATAACTCTCACTGTAAACCCTCCTAATCTCTCTGGATACGAAAAACTGGAGCACAAACCAAAAGATCCCAAGGTAAAGATTAAAGGCATTCAATATTCTACTATTCCTCAGAATGGATTTCCTCCTGATCTCTCTAGATATGAAAGCGTCACAGTATACTGCTGGGGAGGTGACAGTAATTATAAGCCAATAGTAGTGCGATTAGGATCTGGAGATGATTATTATAAAGGTGCCGTTGCTGAGGATTCTTGGAATCCTGCCGGAATAAAATCTAGTGGTCTCCTAAATCttcttgaaaatgaaaGTTGCAGATGTCATTCTGCCCatattttagatatttctaAGAAGGGTAACGAATCTTACGATTGTTCCGCCTGTAAACAACAGAATGCCATTACTCTACACTCTGAAACTGTGAAAGATTACAAAAGAGTCGCTCATACTCCTGGAGGCTTTGTTGGAAGACTAAAGAATGGCCAGGATAGTATTAACAGCATTCCAATAACAAGGGATATATCTGATGTTTACGTGTATTGGTACCCTAAGGACGGAGGAAAAAGCGGACCTCTCCTAATTTACTTTTCATTGGATAGTGCATGGATCAAGAGAGTTTCAAAAGCAAGTAATGAATGGACTCCAACAGTTGAAGATGAATTAGATAATGATGACTCTTCTAAGATTCTTAAActtttgaagaaaataaaggGAAATAGTGAAGGACCTTCTGCAGGAGATATAGCAGGTTATGTAGCAGAGGGCCTCACCAGTGGAGGTGTTGGAACTGAAGCGTATaacttcttcttcaacCCAAATAGAAGTGCTACAAGACAGATAATTAGATTGTTAACGATGTTAATTTAA
- a CDS encoding hypothetical protein (encoded by transcript BEWA_001780A), which translates to MLDSEETRLLNSKGDSNQILGYGNSADSGHFNVTVLQNALMIREISCTYLSLRQLTLKMFESDNIGFICNIQAHWFPIRKLASGQWYILDSLRRGPIPVESGWLYSHLSDILENKDGVVFIVTPTNYNLRLPEPEPNRFKNLQSHQFYLSASQIANDSLDEDAPKSFLYKNGESKSVSHDWPTTGGVRLDEHVSIEPKKEETFGNDAIKVAIKVNSSDRIIQGFGENSVMEDIFKWIESKHPLGDYDFYFLVQTAPSRKFIRYSNGSVELIANDQNPVEVTRKSLVDLDFGPQELLILQTTLM; encoded by the exons ATGCTAGATTCTGAGGAGACTAGACTGTTGAACTCCAAAG GCGACTCTAACCAAATTCTGGGTTATGGAAATTCTGCGGATTCAGGTCACTTTAATGTCACG GTCCTTCAAAACGCTTTAATGATACGTGAAATTAGTTGTACTTATCTCTCTTTAAGGCAGTTGACgttaaaaatgtttgaaaG TGATAATATCGGTTTTATATGTAATATACAAGCGCATTGGTTTCCAATTAGGAAGCTGGCTTCTGGACAGTG GTACATCCTTGACAGTCTGAGACGGGGTCCTATACCGGTAGAATCAGGTTGGCTCTACAGCCATTTGTCGGATATTTTAGAAAATAAGGACGGCGTTGTATTCATTGTGACTCCTACAAATTACAATCTGAGACTGCCGGAGCCTGAACCAAATAGATTTAAAAACCTGCAAAGTCACCAGTTTTATCTCAGTGCTTCACAGATTGCAAATGATTCTCTGGATGAAGATGCGCCAAAATCGTTTCTCTACAAAAATGGAGAGTCCAAGTCGGTATCACACGACTGGCCAACCACTGGCGGAGTCCGTCTCGATGAACACGTTTCAATTGAgccaaagaaggaagaaacttttggaaatgatgCAATCAAGGTCGCTATCAAGGTTAATAGTTCAGACAGGATAATCCAGGGTTTTGGTGAAAATTCGGTCATGGAGGACATTTTCAAGTGGATTGAATCCAAACACCCACTTGGTGACTATGATTTCTACTTTTTAGTCCAAACTGCACCCTCTCGCAAGTTCATAAGGTACTCTAATGGATCAGTAGAACTTATCGCTAACGACCAG AACCCAGTGGAGGTAACCAGGAAATCACTCGTTGATTTGGATTTTGGGCCACAAGAACTCCTAATTCTACAGACCACTTTAATGTAG